One Archangium violaceum genomic window, TTGTACGAGGGCCCCGCGCCATGACCATTCCGCTCACGCAAAGCCTCGAAATCAGAGCGAATGATGCCGCCGAGCCGGATGGTTCGGCCGACCGCACGCGTGTGCTCGTCGTCGACGACTTCGATGACGCCCGCGAGATGTACGCGGAGTACCTCGAATTCGTTGGCTTTCAGGTGGAGGTGGCCCGCAACGGCGTCGAGGCCGTGGAGAAGGCCCAGGGCGCCCCGCCGGACATCATCTTGATGGACCTGTCCCTGCCGGTGATGGATGGGTGGGAGGCCACCCGACGGCTCAAGCAGGACCAACGCACCCGGAACATTCCAGTGATGGCGCTCAGCGGCCATGTGCTGGCCGGCAACGCCGAGCAGGCGAGGCAGGCGGGCGCGGACGAGTTCGTCGCCAAACCCTGCCTGCCGCAGGACCTGGAGGACCGCATCCGCCGGATGCTCAAACCCAGCAAGCCCAAGGGCAGGCCCTAGCCGGACACCCCTTTCTCCTCGCTCCGTAGGCACGATCCGTGGGCCATCCGCCTGCATCCCGGTCCCATGTCGACGGGTGGACTCCACCCGAGGCATTCGACGAATACCGCCTGGTGCGCCTCATTGGCCGCGGGGCCACGGGACGCGTGTACCTGGCGCACGACACGCTGCTGGACAGGCCGGTGGCGGTGAAGTTCGTGCGCGCGCTGGGGGCCGGCGCGCTCACCCGCTTCCTCGTGGAGGCCCGGGCCGCGGCGCGCGTCCAGCACCCCAACGTCGTCACGCTCTACCGGGTGGGGCAGCTGGAGAACCACCCCTACCTCATCTCCGAGTTCGTCCGCGGCTCCTCGTTGGACGAGCTGCCCCGGCCGCTGCCGTGGGAGCGCGTGCTGGCGCTCGGCAGGGACCTGGCGCGAGGGCTGGGCGCCGCGCACCGGCGGGGCGTGCTCCACCGCGACATCAAGCCGGGCAATGCCCTGCTCACCGAGTCGGGGGAGGTGAAGCTGCTGGACTTCGGGCTGGCCAAGCTGATGGATCCGGGCACGCCCGTCCTGGAGGTGCCAGCGCCCCGGGAGCCCCGGGATGGCCCGCCCGCGTTGCCCGAGTTGGATCCAGAGGTCGTGGCGGGCTCGCTCGACGGAGTGGACCTGCCCTCGCTGCCGCACGGCATGCTGGTGGGCACGCCCTACTACATGTCCCCGGAGGCCTGGGCGGGCGAGGAGCTCACGACACGGAGCGACGTGTACTCGCTGGGGCTGGTGCTCTACGAGCTGTGCGCGGGCAAGGGACCCTTCCGGCACGTGTCCCTGCGCGAGCTCCCCCGGGTGATGGCCTCCGAGGACGCGCGGCCCCTGCGCGAGGCCGCCCCGGGCGTGGACGCGGACTTCGCGGCCGTGGTGGACCGGTGTCTGCGCCGCGACCCGGAGGAGCGCTTCGCCTCCGCGATGCCGCTGCTGGACGCGCTGGAGCAGCTGGCGCGCGACGAGTGGGCGGGCGCCGTGCCCGAGGGCAACCCCTACCGCGGGCTCCAGGCCTTCGAGGCCGAGCACCGCGCCCTCTTCTTCGGCCGGCGGCGCGAGCAGCGCGAGGTGGTGGAGCGGCTGCGCGCCGAGCCCTTCCTGCTCGTCGCCGGTGACTCCGGCGTGGGCAAGTCCTCGCTGTGTCTGGCGGGGGTATTGCCGCGGCTCGCCGAGGGGGCGCTGGAGGACGGGCGGCGCTGGCGTGGGGTGCGGCTGATCCCGGGCCGGCGCCCCGCCGCCGCGCTCGCCGCCGCGCTCGCTCCCGTGCTGGGCGCGGAAGAGGAGGGGCTCGCCGCCTCCCTGCGCGCGGACCCCACGGGACTCGCGCGCCGGCTGCGGGCCCACCTCCGCTCGGAGGAGGGGCTCGTCGTCTACGTGGATCAGCTGGAGGAGCTGGTGACGCTCGCGGGGGACGCGGAGGCCGCGCAGGCGGGGCTCGCGCTCGGGGGACTGGCCGAGGGCGTGTCCGGCGTGCGCCTGCTGGCCACGTGCCGCAGCGACTTCCTCACCCGGCTGACGGCGGTGCCGGGCCTGGGCGCTGCGGTGCCCGGGGCGCTCTACCTGCTGCGGGCGCTCGGCCCGGAGGAGATTCGCGAGGCCGTGGTGGGCCCGGCGCGGATGAAGGGCGTGCGCTTCGAGTCCGAGTCCCTGGTGGATGCGCTGGTGGGCTCGGCCGCCGGGGGCGGGTTGCCGCTGTTGCAGTTCGCGCTCGCCGAGCTGTGGGACGCGCGGGACGAGGGCACGGGCGTCATCACCCAGGCCTCGCTGGACGGACTGGGCGGAGTGGCGGGCGCGCTGGCGAAGCACGCGGACGAGGCCGTGGCCCGCCTGCTGCCGGATCAGCGGACCGTCGCGCGCGGTGTCCTGCTGCGCCTCATCACCGCGGAGGGCACCCGGGCGCGCAAGACGGACCGGGAGCTGGTGGGGGATGATCCGCGCCAACGCACGGTGCTGGAGGCCCTGGTGCGCGCGCGCCTGCTGGTGGCGCGGGAGGGGGAGGGGGGCACCTCCTATGAAGTGGCGCACGAGGCGCTGCTGAGCGGCTGGGGAACGCTGGCCCGCTGGCTGGCCGAGGCCGCCGAGCGCCGCGAGGTGCAGGCCCGGCTGGAGGCCGACTCCGCCCACTGGGAGCGCGTGGGCCATGTGCGGGACATGCTCTGGGGCCCGCGGCAACTGGCCGAGGCCTCGCTGCTCGAGACCGCCGAGCTCACCCGGCGCGAGCTGGCCTTCCTCGAGGCCTCGCGTCGCACGGTGGTGCGCAGCCGCCACCTGCGGCGGGCGCTCTGGGCGGCCTTCGTCCTCTCGCTGGCGCTCGTCTACGCGGGCGTGCGGATGCACGAGGAGGCGGAGCGGGACAAGGCGGTGCGTGGCTGGCTGGCCGAGGCCGCCACCGCGATGGACGAGGTACAGCGGGAGCGCGCCGCCTTCGCCGCGGCCCGCGAGGAGGCCCTCCGGCTCTACGACGCCGGCCGCAAGGAGGAGGGTGACTCGGCCTGGACGCGCACCGTCGCGGCGGAGACCGCGCTGCACCGCCGCCTGGACGAGGCGGGAGATCACCTGGAGCACGCGCTGGTGTTGGACCCCATGCGCCAGGATGTCCGGGACGCGCTGGCCGACTTCCTCCTCGAGCGCGCCCTGCATGCCGAGCAGGCGCTGGAGACCAGTGAGCTGCCGGCGCTGCTGCAGCGGTTGCGGCTGTACGACACGTCCGGGGAGCGCTGGCGGCGTTGGACCGCGCCCGCGCTCGTCACGCTCGAGCTCTCCGTGCCCGGCGCGACGCTGGAGCTGCGGCCCGTCACCAAGGACGTGGACGGCCGCGAGAGCATCGGCGCGCCGGTGCCGCTCGGGCCGGGGCCGTGGGTGGACGTGGAGGTGGCGCCAGGAGACTGGCGGCTGACGGTGCGGGCCCCGGGGTACGAGCCCGCGCTCATCCCGCTGCGCCTGGCCCGCGCGGAGCGCAGACGCCTGTCCCTGCCGCTGATCCGCGAGGGCGAGCTTCCCGCGGGCTTCGCCTACGTGCCGCCGGGGCGCGTGCTCTTCGGCAGCGCGGCGGATGCGAGCGTGCGCGGCTTCTTCAACGCCGTACCGCTGCACGCGAAGGAGACGGCCGGCTTCCTCATCTCCCAGCGCGAGACGACCTACGCGGAATGGTTGACCTTCGTGGAGTCGCTGTCCGCGGCGGAGCGCACTCGCCGCCTGCCGCGCACGAGCACGACCTACCACGGCATGCTCCGGCTGACGCGCGAGAGGAGCTCCTGGACCCTGCGCTTCCAGCCTGGAGGCGTGCCCTACACCGTCCGCGCCGGAGAGCTGCTGAACTACGCGAAGCGTGATCGCCGCGTCTCCCAGGACTGGATGCGCTTCCCCGTCACCGGCATCTCGTTCGAGGACGCGGAGGCCTACGCGGCGTGGTTGGACCGGACGGGCAGGGTTCCGGGCGCCCGGTTGTGCACCGAGCTGGAGTGGGAGCGGGCCGCGCGAGGTGAGGATGGGCGCGAGTTCCCCCACGGCGACGTGCTCGCCCCGGACGACGCCAACTTCGATCTCACCTACGGCAAGGAGCCAGGCGGCTTCGGCCCCGACGAGGTGGGGTCTCACCTGGCCTCCCGCAGTCCCTTCGGCGTGGACGACATGGTGGGCAACGCCTGGGAGTGGACGCGCTCGTCACTGGAGCCCGGTCGCGTGGTGGCACGGGGGGGCGCGTACTACTTCGCCGCCGCCTCGGCGCGACTGGCCAACCGCGAGCTGCCCGAGCGGACCCTGCGGGACATCACCGTGGGCATCCGCCTGTGCGCGGATCTGCCCTCCCGTACTCCGCCCTCGCGGGAGTGACCCCAAGGGATGCGCACGTGGGTGATTGCCTCGGACGGTGCAAGTGTCCGGTGCGGCATGTGTGGCTTGCCCGAGAAATGGCCCCTGCACACCGTCGCTCTTGACGGGGATGGTGTGCAGGAGGGGTAGGGACATGCGAGCGAGCGGGTGGTGCCGTGTCGTCGTGGCGGCAGTGGGCGTAGTGGCATGTGGTGGCGAGGCTCCGGTGTCGCAGGAGGAGCTGCTCGGGCAGTCGGAGGCTGCTCTCGGTGTGAGCAATGGGTCGAATCTGAACGGGTCCAACCTCAATGGCTCGAATCTCAATGGCTCGAACCTCAATGGAGACGAGCTCAATGGACAGGGGCTCGCTCGGATGCTGGTGTCCGTGAACTACGCGGGCGCGAGGTTGGAGCTGCCAGACGGAGCCGTGTGGAGGGAGGGGCGGTTCGAACGGGTGTGGCTGAAGGGCTCGGTCTTCCACGGTCGCTTCCGCGGGCGTCACTTCTCCGGGCTCGACTTCGAACAGGCTCGCTTCAAGGGCAACCTGGGCAACGGTGCACAGGTGGAGCTGCGTGTGGACTCCATCACGCCGGGCTCGGGCGAGAACCAGGACGTGTGGACGTACCGCGTGTCCTATCGCGAGCCGGCGGATGGACGGTGGTACCCCATCTGCCGGGACACGAGCGGGCAGCCCGCGGGCGCCATCGCCGTGGCGGGACGCTGGGACTACCGGCAGGGGCTGCCGGGCCAGGGCGGCGCCAAGTATGACGATCCGCGCACCTTCACCTTCGCCTGCGAGGGCGCGGCCATCGCGAAGTGCATCCACTTCGGCTACAAGCCGTGGGCGAGCGTCAACGGGGTGAGTCTGGCGGCGCACCATCAGGCGTGCACGCGCCTCATCCGCGCGGACTACTGCGGCGATGGCACCTCGCACACCGTGAATGGGCAGTGGGTGAACCTCTACGACGCGGTGGGCGTGCAGCGGGACACCGAGGGCTGGGCGGTGGAGGCGGAGTGGGACACCGAGGGCGCGCGCTGCTTCACGGACCACAACCGCGCCCACGCGCCGGTGTCGTGCCCGAGCACCCCGGTGCGGCAGACGCAGTGCGGCTCGGAGCGGTCCTTCTCCACCGGCACGCTGATCCAGAGCGAGACGCCGTAGCCACACGCGGGTTCTGGACGAGAGGGGGTCCGGAGAGGGAGAGTCGAACCCGAGATGCGTCCGACGCCAGGTGTCCTGCTTGTGCTCCTCGTGGGCGCCGTTTCCCGAGCCGAGGAGACGCCCACGACGAGCGGTGCCCCCCTCTCCTTCGAGTCTTCCGAGCTGCATGACCTGGCGGGCACGTGGGGTGAGCCGTTCCGCGCGCTGATGGTGATGCCCGGAGTGAGCCATATCGTCTCCGGCGCGAGCCTCCCGGTGGTGCGCGGGTCGGCCCCGTCCTCCACGGGCTTCTACCTGGACGGCGTGCGCGTGCCGCAGCTCTACCACCTGTGGGTCGGTCCCTCGACCGTGCACCCGGAGCTCGTCTCCGGGCTCGACTTCCACCGGGGTCCCGCTCCGGCCCGCTTCGGCCGGGAGCTGGGGGGCACCGTGGACGCCCGGCTCATCGCGCCGAGCACCGACACCGTTCGCGCGGTGGGCTCCATCGATCTCCTCGACGTGGGCGTGCTCACCCAGGTGCCCCTTCGCTCCACGGGGACCGAAGTCACGCTCGCCGGGCGCTTCGCCTATACGCCGTGGATCGCCGCCTCGGTCATCAATGGCCTGCGAGGCCCGTCGAGCCCGGACCTGGTGCTCGGCCTCCTCGACTACCAGGCGCGTGTCACGCAGCGCGTGGGCCAGGGCTCGCTGCGCCTGCTGGCCCTGGGCAGCTCGGA contains:
- a CDS encoding bifunctional serine/threonine-protein kinase/formylglycine-generating enzyme family protein — its product is MGHPPASRSHVDGWTPPEAFDEYRLVRLIGRGATGRVYLAHDTLLDRPVAVKFVRALGAGALTRFLVEARAAARVQHPNVVTLYRVGQLENHPYLISEFVRGSSLDELPRPLPWERVLALGRDLARGLGAAHRRGVLHRDIKPGNALLTESGEVKLLDFGLAKLMDPGTPVLEVPAPREPRDGPPALPELDPEVVAGSLDGVDLPSLPHGMLVGTPYYMSPEAWAGEELTTRSDVYSLGLVLYELCAGKGPFRHVSLRELPRVMASEDARPLREAAPGVDADFAAVVDRCLRRDPEERFASAMPLLDALEQLARDEWAGAVPEGNPYRGLQAFEAEHRALFFGRRREQREVVERLRAEPFLLVAGDSGVGKSSLCLAGVLPRLAEGALEDGRRWRGVRLIPGRRPAAALAAALAPVLGAEEEGLAASLRADPTGLARRLRAHLRSEEGLVVYVDQLEELVTLAGDAEAAQAGLALGGLAEGVSGVRLLATCRSDFLTRLTAVPGLGAAVPGALYLLRALGPEEIREAVVGPARMKGVRFESESLVDALVGSAAGGGLPLLQFALAELWDARDEGTGVITQASLDGLGGVAGALAKHADEAVARLLPDQRTVARGVLLRLITAEGTRARKTDRELVGDDPRQRTVLEALVRARLLVAREGEGGTSYEVAHEALLSGWGTLARWLAEAAERREVQARLEADSAHWERVGHVRDMLWGPRQLAEASLLETAELTRRELAFLEASRRTVVRSRHLRRALWAAFVLSLALVYAGVRMHEEAERDKAVRGWLAEAATAMDEVQRERAAFAAAREEALRLYDAGRKEEGDSAWTRTVAAETALHRRLDEAGDHLEHALVLDPMRQDVRDALADFLLERALHAEQALETSELPALLQRLRLYDTSGERWRRWTAPALVTLELSVPGATLELRPVTKDVDGRESIGAPVPLGPGPWVDVEVAPGDWRLTVRAPGYEPALIPLRLARAERRRLSLPLIREGELPAGFAYVPPGRVLFGSAADASVRGFFNAVPLHAKETAGFLISQRETTYAEWLTFVESLSAAERTRRLPRTSTTYHGMLRLTRERSSWTLRFQPGGVPYTVRAGELLNYAKRDRRVSQDWMRFPVTGISFEDAEAYAAWLDRTGRVPGARLCTELEWERAARGEDGREFPHGDVLAPDDANFDLTYGKEPGGFGPDEVGSHLASRSPFGVDDMVGNAWEWTRSSLEPGRVVARGGAYYFAAASARLANRELPERTLRDITVGIRLCADLPSRTPPSRE
- a CDS encoding ADYC domain-containing protein gives rise to the protein MRASGWCRVVVAAVGVVACGGEAPVSQEELLGQSEAALGVSNGSNLNGSNLNGSNLNGSNLNGDELNGQGLARMLVSVNYAGARLELPDGAVWREGRFERVWLKGSVFHGRFRGRHFSGLDFEQARFKGNLGNGAQVELRVDSITPGSGENQDVWTYRVSYREPADGRWYPICRDTSGQPAGAIAVAGRWDYRQGLPGQGGAKYDDPRTFTFACEGAAIAKCIHFGYKPWASVNGVSLAAHHQACTRLIRADYCGDGTSHTVNGQWVNLYDAVGVQRDTEGWAVEAEWDTEGARCFTDHNRAHAPVSCPSTPVRQTQCGSERSFSTGTLIQSETP
- a CDS encoding response regulator, which encodes MTIPLTQSLEIRANDAAEPDGSADRTRVLVVDDFDDAREMYAEYLEFVGFQVEVARNGVEAVEKAQGAPPDIILMDLSLPVMDGWEATRRLKQDQRTRNIPVMALSGHVLAGNAEQARQAGADEFVAKPCLPQDLEDRIRRMLKPSKPKGRP